From Pseudoalteromonas sp. DL-6, one genomic window encodes:
- the ccoS gene encoding cbb3-type cytochrome oxidase assembly protein CcoS — protein sequence MSIIYILVPIAILFVLIAIGVFFWAVKGEQFSDLNKQGHSILFEDDKEQHNKSND from the coding sequence ATGAGCATAATTTATATTTTAGTTCCTATTGCTATTTTGTTTGTATTAATTGCTATTGGCGTGTTTTTTTGGGCTGTAAAAGGCGAGCAATTCTCTGATTTAAACAAGCAAGGCCACAGTATTTTGTTTGAAGACGACAAAGAGCAGCACAATAAAAGTAATGATTGA